In Nostoc sp. CENA543, a single genomic region encodes these proteins:
- a CDS encoding thioester reductase domain-containing protein, translated as MTVKQSYSADEIQAWMVSHLAEVLGVDADEIDPSVNLESYGLDSAQAMTMVSQLEKLLGFQPSPLLLWHYPTIESLSQRLAEELEEGTEVQDTGVTRSTNASSFSDTPVLDLQAEAVLDPTIHPGGAIPVALPVTQPKKVFLTGGTGFLGAFIIRELLQQTKAEIYCLVRAANLEEGKVKLRKNLEGYAIWQDEYDSRIIPVVGDLSEPLLGLSSTQFQTLASEIDTIYHSGALLNYVFPYSALKAANVLGTQEVLRLACQVKVKPVHYVSSVAVFEAPFYAGKVVKEDDDFSHWEGIYLGYSQTKWVAEKLVKIASDRGLPVTIHRPPLIAGDSETGIGNTHDFINLMVKGCLQMGYFPEVEYMLDMSPVDYVSKAIVHLSMQKDAIGQAFHLQHPQPVGLDVLVDWVRSFGYQINILPYEEWQAKLIESATSTDNPLYTLRPFLLERWSDEQLTIPDLYLKARRPHISCEETVKALAGSGVSCAPIDGKLFMTYTAYLIQSGFLTLG; from the coding sequence ATGACTGTCAAACAATCTTATAGTGCAGATGAAATTCAAGCTTGGATGGTTTCTCACCTCGCGGAAGTGTTAGGTGTAGACGCTGATGAAATTGACCCAAGTGTGAATTTAGAAAGCTATGGTTTGGATTCGGCTCAAGCCATGACTATGGTAAGTCAATTAGAAAAATTATTAGGGTTTCAACCATCACCTTTGTTGTTGTGGCACTATCCCACAATTGAATCTTTATCTCAGCGTTTAGCTGAAGAATTGGAAGAAGGTACAGAGGTACAAGATACAGGTGTTACTCGTTCCACAAATGCTTCTAGCTTCTCTGATACCCCTGTTTTGGATTTACAAGCTGAAGCTGTTCTTGATCCCACTATTCATCCTGGTGGTGCTATTCCTGTTGCTTTACCTGTCACTCAACCTAAGAAGGTATTCTTAACTGGTGGTACTGGCTTTTTAGGTGCTTTCATTATTCGGGAATTGCTCCAACAAACCAAAGCAGAAATCTATTGTTTGGTGCGTGCAGCTAACTTAGAAGAAGGTAAAGTTAAGCTGCGAAAAAATCTTGAAGGTTATGCAATTTGGCAGGATGAATATGATTCGAGAATTATTCCTGTCGTTGGTGATTTATCTGAACCTTTGTTGGGTCTAAGTTCTACTCAGTTCCAAACTTTAGCATCAGAAATTGACACTATTTACCATAGTGGTGCGTTGTTAAATTATGTCTTCCCTTACTCAGCCTTGAAAGCAGCTAACGTTTTAGGAACTCAAGAAGTATTGCGCTTGGCTTGTCAAGTGAAAGTGAAGCCTGTGCATTATGTTTCTAGTGTGGCGGTGTTTGAAGCTCCTTTCTATGCTGGTAAAGTTGTGAAGGAAGATGATGATTTTAGCCACTGGGAAGGGATTTATCTCGGTTATTCCCAAACTAAGTGGGTAGCAGAAAAGTTAGTGAAAATTGCGAGCGATCGCGGTTTGCCTGTTACCATTCATAGACCCCCCCTCATCGCTGGTGATAGCGAAACAGGTATCGGTAACACCCATGACTTTATCAACCTGATGGTTAAAGGTTGTCTACAGATGGGATATTTCCCCGAAGTGGAATATATGCTGGATATGTCCCCTGTAGATTATGTTAGTAAAGCGATCGTACATCTATCTATGCAAAAAGATGCGATCGGTCAAGCTTTCCACTTACAACATCCCCAACCAGTAGGATTGGATGTTTTAGTTGATTGGGTACGCTCTTTCGGTTATCAAATTAACATCCTTCCTTACGAAGAATGGCAAGCGAAGTTAATTGAAAGTGCGACTTCTACAGATAATCCTCTATATACTTTGCGGCCTTTCCTCTTAGAACGTTGGTCTGATGAACAACTCACGATTCCCGATTTGTACCTAAAAGCAAGAAGACCTCACATTAGTTGTGAAGAAACTGTTAAGGCTTTGGCTGGTAGCGGTGTTTCTTGCGCGCCAATTGATGGAAAGTTGTTTATGACTTACACGGCGTATTTGATTCAGAGTGGTTTCTTGACTCTGGGTTAG
- a CDS encoding PfaD family polyunsaturated fatty acid/polyketide biosynthesis protein, translated as MTTVDTFINKYDNGLGYSSHIYNHNLIWKGALDCVAFEETDIKNKLLALDKPCYIVKLAGKVGVTNDGYLAPAEHGAAGQLELITSIPPLKIQQLGDPSFLSFYGVKYAYMTGAMASGIASEEMVIALGREHILSSFGAGGLPPERIEAAIHKIQQALPHQPYAFNLIHSPNDMAVERQAVDLYLKYGVRIVEASAFLDLTPNIVYYRVAGLSLNDANQIEIKNKVIAKISRREVASKFMQPAPPKMLQELLQHGLITELQAKLAAKVPMADDITVEADSGGHTDNRPLVCLLPSLIALRDEIQAQYHYSQPIRIGAAGGIATPESALAAFMMGAAYVVTGSVNQACVESGACEHTKKLLAQAEMADVTMAPAGDMFEMGVKVQVLKRGTMFPMRAQKLYELYRTYNSIEEIPLAEREKLEKQVFRKTIAEAWEGTAAYLSQKNPEKLGKAVNNPKLKMAVIFRWYLGLSSRWSTTGEKGREVDYQIWCGPAMGSFNDWVRGSYLEEAHNRHVVDVANHIMKGAAFLYRIQSLKLQGMQIPDSYIQYRPLRS; from the coding sequence GTGACGACCGTGGATACATTTATAAATAAATATGATAATGGTTTGGGTTATTCCAGCCATATCTATAATCACAATCTCATCTGGAAAGGTGCTTTAGATTGTGTTGCATTTGAAGAAACAGATATCAAAAATAAATTACTGGCTTTAGATAAACCTTGTTACATTGTCAAGCTTGCAGGGAAAGTTGGTGTAACTAATGATGGTTATTTAGCTCCAGCAGAACACGGTGCAGCCGGACAATTAGAACTCATCACATCAATTCCACCCCTAAAAATACAACAACTAGGCGACCCTAGTTTTCTCTCATTCTATGGTGTGAAATATGCCTATATGACTGGCGCAATGGCTAGCGGTATCGCTTCCGAAGAAATGGTCATTGCATTAGGTAGAGAGCATATTTTAAGTTCCTTTGGTGCTGGTGGTTTACCTCCTGAAAGAATAGAAGCAGCCATTCATAAAATTCAACAAGCTTTACCTCATCAACCCTACGCTTTTAATTTAATTCACAGCCCTAATGATATGGCAGTTGAACGCCAGGCTGTGGATTTATATTTAAAATATGGCGTGAGAATTGTTGAGGCTTCAGCATTTTTAGACCTAACACCCAACATTGTTTATTACCGTGTTGCGGGATTAAGTTTAAATGATGCTAACCAAATTGAAATCAAAAATAAAGTCATTGCCAAAATTTCTCGCCGGGAAGTAGCGAGTAAATTTATGCAGCCAGCACCACCAAAAATGCTGCAAGAATTGCTGCAACACGGTTTAATTACTGAGTTGCAAGCTAAACTGGCGGCGAAAGTGCCAATGGCTGATGATATTACTGTAGAAGCTGATTCTGGCGGACATACTGATAATCGTCCCTTGGTTTGTTTACTCCCTTCACTAATCGCTTTAAGGGATGAAATTCAAGCTCAATATCATTATTCCCAACCCATTAGAATTGGTGCAGCCGGTGGAATTGCTACCCCAGAATCAGCCTTAGCAGCTTTCATGATGGGTGCGGCTTATGTAGTTACTGGTTCAGTGAATCAAGCTTGTGTGGAATCTGGTGCTTGTGAGCATACCAAAAAGCTATTAGCACAGGCGGAAATGGCTGATGTAACTATGGCTCCTGCCGGCGATATGTTTGAAATGGGTGTGAAAGTACAAGTGTTAAAACGGGGTACGATGTTCCCCATGCGCGCGCAAAAATTGTACGAATTGTACCGCACTTATAACTCAATTGAAGAAATTCCTTTAGCAGAAAGGGAGAAGTTAGAAAAACAAGTTTTTCGGAAAACTATCGCTGAGGCTTGGGAAGGAACTGCTGCTTATTTATCACAAAAAAATCCTGAGAAATTAGGCAAAGCAGTTAACAATCCTAAACTCAAAATGGCCGTAATCTTTAGATGGTATTTAGGATTATCTTCTCGTTGGTCTACTACTGGTGAAAAGGGTAGAGAAGTAGATTATCAAATTTGGTGCGGCCCAGCTATGGGAAGTTTTAATGACTGGGTGCGTGGTTCTTATTTAGAGGAAGCACATAATCGTCATGTTGTTGATGTTGCTAATCACATCATGAAGGGAGCAGCGTTTTTATATCGGATTCAAAGTTTGAAATTGCAAGGAATGCAAATTCCTGATTCTTACATTCAATATCGACCATTACGTTCTTAA